GGAGGCAGATCGAAGGGAACTCATGGATGCCGGGACTTACTTCCCTCTCATGAAAGAAAAAATTGAAAGAGAAGTGGAGAAAAAATAACTTTGGGGGGTGTCCAAATGGAGAAAAAAGTAGTGGTCCTCCCCTGCAGCGGCATTGGGAAAGCCTACGGCGAGATCGGGCGCCAGGCTGCCTACCAACTGGCAGAAGACCTGCGCCCTGAAGAGGTCACCACCATCTGTCTTGCCCGCCTGATGATCGACGACCCGGATGCCAGGGGACTGGTGAGGGACAATTTTGTGATCACGGTCGACGGGTGTGCACATGACTGCGCCCGGAAAACCGTAGAGTCAACCGGGAAGAGGGTGGACCGGGCGCTGCGGGTGATTGATACCTATAAAGAACATCGTGACCTGAAACCCCAGGGCGTCCTGGAGCTGGGGGAACCCGGATTGAAACTGGCGCATATCCTGGCCGAAAGGCTTGAGGAGGAAGTAGACTGCATGATGAGAAAGGAGCAGGGGTATGCTTGAGGAAATCAAACCGGTTAAAGTAGGGATCATCCCGTGCAACGGTGAGGAGATTTGTGAAGGAACGATCACCCGTTTTGCATCGCGAAAGGTGCTGGACAAGCTGCGGCCCAATGAAACCGTCACCATCTGCCTGCCCCTCTTTCTTGCAGGTGGAGAAGAAGAGCGGAATTTTGCCAGAACATTTCCCACCATCACGGTGGACGGCTGCGAGAAACGCTGCAGCCAGATCAGCACCGAAAAGCTAAGCGGCCCGCCGTACCATTCCGTTGTGGTATCTGAACTGCTGAAAGAGCACGGTATTGAGCTATCCGGATCAAGACGAGTGCTTACCGGAAAAGACCAGGCTGCCGTGGACCTGGTAGCCGGAGAAATAGCGAGAAAAATAGACGAGATGTTGAGTAAATCTTAAAAAGAGTTAGGAGGTATAAAATGCCTGTTTATACAAACAAGGTGGTCTGGAAAGGGGCACACCTGGGGTACACCTCCTGCGAAAACGGCACCGCGATGGAGTTCTCCGCCCCGCCGGCGCTGTACGGCCACACCAACATGATGACCCCCGAGGACGCATACATGATGGCCATCAACACCTGCGTCCACATGATGGTGATCTGGGCAGCGGAACGTCTCAAGCTGGACCTGATTTCCTACGAGTGCACCGCTACCGGGGAGGTGGAAGAGCACCTGGACAGGACCTCCTGGTTCAAGAAGGTGGTCCTACGCCCCAGCCTTAAAGTCAGGGGGAGCTCCGAGGGTGTGGTGAAGAGAGCACTCCAGATGGCGAGGAAATACTCCACCATTGCCGAGTCAGTGAAGAGCGAGATCGTTATGGAGCCGGAGATCGAAATCATCGAAAGTTAAGGTGGAGCAAAAATGAGAAAAGAAAGATTCGATGTGGTATTTCTGGGTGGCGGACCTGCCGGCTATCAGGGTGCTATCCGCGCCGCCCAACTCGGGCTCCGGGAGTCCCGTCATCTTGGCGGGGTTTGCTTGAACCGGGGTTGCATCCCCACCAAGGCGATTAAAGCCTCGGTGGATGTCCTCGCACGGGCGCGGCGCGCCAGAGACTACGGTCTGAAAATCGAAAACGCTCAGCCGGACCTCAGGGCGATCATTGCCCGGAAGGATAAGGTGGTCAGTCTTTTGCGGGGGGGCATCGCCCAGCTCTTCAGGGCGAACGGGGTTTCCCTCTACGAGGGGCACGGGCGGCTGGCAGCTCCGGACGAACTGGAGGTAGAAGGCGAAGGCGGCCTAACCCGTTTGAAGGCAAAAAAGATCGTGATCGCGACGGGTTCCCGCCCGTACCTCCCCGGTCCCTTTGCCGGCGGCAAGCAAGGGGTGCTTACCACCGACGACATCCTGGAGCTTTCCGAAATGCCGGAATCCCTTGTGATTGTCGGGGGAGGTGCTGTTGGGGTGGAAATGGCTGCGATCATGGTCGAACTAGGGAGCACGGTTACCTTACTGGAATCGCGGGAGAGAATCCTCCCCCGGGAAGACGCTGAAATGTCTGCTTACCTTGCCAGAATGCTGAGGAAGCAGAAGGTGAAAATCATCACAGGTGTAGCTGTGACTGCAGTAGAGCCTGGGGTGAAGGCGAAGCTGACCCTATCCGACGGCCAGCTTGTGGAGGCAAATGCCGTCCTGACAGCAACCGGTCGCCTGCCCAATGTTGAGGAGATCGGCCTGGAGAAAGCCGGCCTGGGTCCGGATGATGAGCCCCTTGAGGTTAACGAGTATCTGGAAACAAGCATACCGGGGATCTATGCCGCGGGAGATGTTACCGGCGGGCGGCTACTGGCCCACGTTGCCTTTGCTGAAGGGATCACGGCGGCGGAAAATGCTGCTGGGATGAAACACCGCATGGACTACCGGGTAGTGCCTAGGTGCATCTTCACCATACCTGAGTTCGCTGCCGTGGGCCTGACGGAAGAGGAAGCAAAAGAGCGCTTCCCGGCCACCACTGTAAGCTTTCCCTTCAAATCCCTGGGCATGGCCCAGGCGCTGGGAGAGCGGGAGGGGCTGGTCAAACTGGTAGTGCACAAAGGGACCGGGGAGATTCTCGGCGGCCACATCATCGGCCCCCACGCCAGCGATCTGATTGCCGAAATCGCCCTGGCCATGCGGCACCGGCTTCCGGCCCGGGGGATCGTAGAAACAATCCACGCCCACCCCAGCCTCCCGGAGGCGGTGCTGGAAGCAGCCCATGCCGCCTGCGGGCAGGCAATCCACATCCTCCCGCAAGGGAAACCATGAGTCGCCAAGAGTATCAGCCGAGTGCTTGCCCATAAACTGCCAGCCTGAACCTGTTTTCCAAAAAAAACAAGGATGGAGGTATCCGCGATGAAAGAGGTTAATGTGATCGTGTTCGGCGCCGACGGTCCGGCCGCCGCCAGCAGTTGCAGTTGCGGCTGCTGCGGCCCGGGGAAACCCATGCGGGAAGAAGCTGAGAACCTGGGAAAGTACCTGGTGGAGAAATTTGGAAATGCCGTAAAATTCACCTACGTGGATGTGAAAAGCGAAAAGATGCAAAATTACCCTGACATTGCCACCATCCTTGACAAGGTACGCCTCCCCCTCACCGTCCTGAACGGTCATCCCAGGTTCCACGGTGGCCTTTCCACGGTGATGATCGAGAATGCAGTAGCCGAATTGCTGAAGCAAAGCTAAAAAAGGGTAGGCCAGAGACTTCTTGCCGAACAAAAAGAGCCCCGATCCTGGGCTCTTTTCGCCCTACCGCAGCACTACCTGCTTCGCCAACGGTGAATAAACTACAGCAGTTTAGAAAGAAGCCAACTTTTCAGATCTTCTATCATTAACCTTTCCCCGCCGCCGGCAGCGATCTCGTCCAGCTTCTTGACAATATCACCGCTCCGCAAAGGCAAACCACCGAGGTTCCCGGCAAGCGCCTCGATGGTCTCGCAGTCCAGGGCATCTGAATAGATCACCGCTGAAGTGATATAACCGTTTCGTACCCTCAACCCGATCTCGATCCCTCCCCAGGCGAACCTGTTCGATAAGGAAAGATCGAATTGCGGCGTCTCGCCATACCTCCATTCCCAGGAAGCATGTTTCCGGTATAACCTTTCAAAATCTTCCCCGACAGGAACTGCTTGGATTTCTTCTGGAGGACCTCCGTAAAATTCCGCAAAACTCTTTTTCATATTCTCAAGTGCGGCTTCTACGGTAACACCGGGGTTGAGTTCGGATAAATTCACCACCCGGGCCCGGACGGAATCGACCCCCTTGGAAATTATTTTCTCCCTTGAAACCTGAAGGTAGCGGACGAGTTTTTCAAGGTCCGTATTGATGAGAAGTGTACCGTGATGAAGGGCGGCCCCGGCTTTGAAATAAAAGGCGCTCCCCGAAAACTTCTTGCCTCCCGCCGTGAGGTCGTTACGCCCGGAAAATTCGGCATCAATCCCCAAGTTTTCAACCGCCCTAATCACAACTTGCATCTGGCTCTCCAAGTTATACAACTTCCTGTCTATGAGAAAAGTAAAGTTCAAATTTCCCAGATCGTGAAAAACCGCTCCACCTCCGGACAACCTGCGGGCCAGCTTGCCGCCATCGTTTTCCAGTTCTTGCCATAGGCATTCCTTCCAGGCGTTTTGGTGCTTTCCAATAACAACAGTGTCTTCATTCTGCCACAAATAAAGGAACACCTGATTTTCCGAAATCCGGTTTAACAGGTATTCTTCCAGGGCCAGGTTGTACCAGGGGTCGTGGGAAGAAGAAAGAATAATTCCGGTGTTAATTGTAATACCAGACAAAGGGCGACACCACCCTATTGATATTACTTTATTCTCATATTAGCATAGATGTTCCTTAAACTCAAGTATAACCTACGAGTTGCGAAATGGGGGCCTCGTTCATTATAACTCAAGCAACTCCTGTTAATTTCTAGTTAACTTGACATTTATCAAAGAATAACTTAAACTGATGCCAGGTAATATCAAATTTTTTTGATATATTTCTCAAGGAGAGAAAAAGGTGAAGGAAGCAAGTCGCGACTCACCGAGACCCCTAACAGGAGAAAAATTAAACAACCTGCTAAAGGACTACGCCATGAAGTTCCAGGTGCTTGCGGACCCCCTGCGCCTGAAGATCCTTCTCTTTTTAAGGGAAAGGGAAAGGTGCGTCTGCGAACTGGTAGACCTGGTGGGCCAGAAACAGCCTCTGGTTTCTTACCACCTCAAGCTGATGACGGAGGCGGGCCTGATCCAGAAACGAACCGAAGGCACCTGGGCTTACTACCGCCTGCACACAGATGTCCGCCGGTGGTTCGAAAACTGCTGCCGGTTTCTCACCTCGGGCGACATCACCCGAAGTTTAAAGAATTCTCCGGAAACCGAACCACGGAATCAAGAAAAAGGAGGAAGAGGAAAGTGCAACTGAACAACCTGCTGACAGCCGGTCGCTATTTTCTCGTAATTACGGGAGAACTGATCCTGCTCTTTGTCGGGATCACTTTTCTCGTAGGGTTGATCCAGCAACTGGTGCCGGAAGAAAAAACGCGGGAGGTTTTAGGAAAACCCCGCCGCGGGCTGGGCAATATCATCGGAGCCGCCTTCGGCGCCCTCACCCCATTCTGCTCGTGCTCCACAATCCCCATCCTGGTAGGTCTCCTCAACAGTGGAGCACCCTTCGGCGCCAGCATATCCTTCCTGCTGACATCGCCGGTCCTGAACCCGGTGATTTTAGGGCTGTTCCTCACCCTTTTCGGGTGGCGCGTGACTTTCACCTACGGGATCATCACCTTTATCCTCGCCGCAGCCGGGGGCGCCCTTTGGGAAAGGCTGGGCCTGGCAAGTGAAGTTAAAAAAGTGGACCTTGCAAGCAACCCCGCCGGGTCGTGCTGTGCTGGAGCCTGCTGTGCCCAGATGGAAACGATCCCCCTGGATCTCTTCACGCAGAACACCGGTCTGTGGGAAAAAATCAAGCCCAAAATAAAGGGGGCGGCTGCCCAGGCGCGGACGCTCTTTTTCCAGGTTCTTCCTTACCTGCTGCTCGGGGCCGGAATCGGGGCATTTATCTACGGTTTTGTTCCCGCTGCCTGGATCGCAAAAATCGCCGGGCCCCAGAATCCTTTTGCCGTGCCCGTGGCTGCAATCGTCGGAATCCCCATGTACATCCGGGCAGAGACAATAATTCCCATTGGGCTCACGCTGATGCAAAAAGGGATGGCGCTGGGGACCGTTGCCGCCCTGATCATTGGAGGGGCAGGAGCGAGTATTCCGGAGCTTACCCTGCTGGCGGCAATCTTCCGTCCGCGCCTCGTAGCCGCTTTTATGATCACAATCCTTTTCATCGCTGTTGCGGCAGGCTTTACCTTCAATCTCTTTTTCTAAGGGAAGCCGTATTTCTCCGGCGGGGCCCCTGGATCTCAACAGGGGCTCCTGGCGACTTTTGAGTCAGGACTCCCATCAAGCAGCGGCCCCTCCAGTTCACAGCAGGAAACCAGGCCCCGTTGATTCCGTAGCGCAGGGAATAGGGCCTAGCTTCAATGTCAGCTCAGGCATGGTAAACCCCGCACCGCACATCGAAGCGCTCCTTCCAGAAAATCTACCTGGTCTTTAGTAGAATAGACGTTGTTGTCGTTCTTGTCTAAGGATGGGAACTGCTTAAATTGCCTCAGTTGTGGCGCGTAAAGGAGAAAAGGTTTACAGCGGCGGAATTGTTATATAATCTCCACGGTAATGTAAGATCTCTTCCTGGGCTTGCGTATCTTAAGTAAGCCCAGCTGGGCGGAAACAATTTAAAGGGTACATACC
The sequence above is a segment of the Bacillota bacterium genome. Coding sequences within it:
- a CDS encoding putative zinc-binding protein; translation: MEKKVVVLPCSGIGKAYGEIGRQAAYQLAEDLRPEEVTTICLARLMIDDPDARGLVRDNFVITVDGCAHDCARKTVESTGKRVDRALRVIDTYKEHRDLKPQGVLELGEPGLKLAHILAERLEEEVDCMMRKEQGYA
- a CDS encoding putative zinc-binding protein, which encodes MLEEIKPVKVGIIPCNGEEICEGTITRFASRKVLDKLRPNETVTICLPLFLAGGEEERNFARTFPTITVDGCEKRCSQISTEKLSGPPYHSVVVSELLKEHGIELSGSRRVLTGKDQAAVDLVAGEIARKIDEMLSKS
- a CDS encoding OsmC family protein: MPVYTNKVVWKGAHLGYTSCENGTAMEFSAPPALYGHTNMMTPEDAYMMAINTCVHMMVIWAAERLKLDLISYECTATGEVEEHLDRTSWFKKVVLRPSLKVRGSSEGVVKRALQMARKYSTIAESVKSEIVMEPEIEIIES
- the lpdA gene encoding dihydrolipoyl dehydrogenase, which translates into the protein MRKERFDVVFLGGGPAGYQGAIRAAQLGLRESRHLGGVCLNRGCIPTKAIKASVDVLARARRARDYGLKIENAQPDLRAIIARKDKVVSLLRGGIAQLFRANGVSLYEGHGRLAAPDELEVEGEGGLTRLKAKKIVIATGSRPYLPGPFAGGKQGVLTTDDILELSEMPESLVIVGGGAVGVEMAAIMVELGSTVTLLESRERILPREDAEMSAYLARMLRKQKVKIITGVAVTAVEPGVKAKLTLSDGQLVEANAVLTATGRLPNVEEIGLEKAGLGPDDEPLEVNEYLETSIPGIYAAGDVTGGRLLAHVAFAEGITAAENAAGMKHRMDYRVVPRCIFTIPEFAAVGLTEEEAKERFPATTVSFPFKSLGMAQALGEREGLVKLVVHKGTGEILGGHIIGPHASDLIAEIALAMRHRLPARGIVETIHAHPSLPEAVLEAAHAACGQAIHILPQGKP
- a CDS encoding lipoate--protein ligase, with product MSGITINTGIILSSSHDPWYNLALEEYLLNRISENQVFLYLWQNEDTVVIGKHQNAWKECLWQELENDGGKLARRLSGGGAVFHDLGNLNFTFLIDRKLYNLESQMQVVIRAVENLGIDAEFSGRNDLTAGGKKFSGSAFYFKAGAALHHGTLLINTDLEKLVRYLQVSREKIISKGVDSVRARVVNLSELNPGVTVEAALENMKKSFAEFYGGPPEEIQAVPVGEDFERLYRKHASWEWRYGETPQFDLSLSNRFAWGGIEIGLRVRNGYITSAVIYSDALDCETIEALAGNLGGLPLRSGDIVKKLDEIAAGGGERLMIEDLKSWLLSKLL
- a CDS encoding metalloregulator ArsR/SmtB family transcription factor; amino-acid sequence: MKEASRDSPRPLTGEKLNNLLKDYAMKFQVLADPLRLKILLFLRERERCVCELVDLVGQKQPLVSYHLKLMTEAGLIQKRTEGTWAYYRLHTDVRRWFENCCRFLTSGDITRSLKNSPETEPRNQEKGGRGKCN
- a CDS encoding permease, translating into MQLNNLLTAGRYFLVITGELILLFVGITFLVGLIQQLVPEEKTREVLGKPRRGLGNIIGAAFGALTPFCSCSTIPILVGLLNSGAPFGASISFLLTSPVLNPVILGLFLTLFGWRVTFTYGIITFILAAAGGALWERLGLASEVKKVDLASNPAGSCCAGACCAQMETIPLDLFTQNTGLWEKIKPKIKGAAAQARTLFFQVLPYLLLGAGIGAFIYGFVPAAWIAKIAGPQNPFAVPVAAIVGIPMYIRAETIIPIGLTLMQKGMALGTVAALIIGGAGASIPELTLLAAIFRPRLVAAFMITILFIAVAAGFTFNLFF